In a single window of the Elaeis guineensis isolate ETL-2024a chromosome 4, EG11, whole genome shotgun sequence genome:
- the LOC105043394 gene encoding protein DETOXIFICATION 49, translating to MCKARTPDSPSPCQCDHHEEPHGLLTVPLVQIKQQTTTSPSEDAPILKPKPPTELAHAFVEAKSILSLAVPMALTGLLIYSRSMISMLFLGRLGGLPLAGGALAIGFANITGYSVLSGLAMGMEPICGQAFGAKKLSLLGLALQRSILLLLSVSIPIAFLWTNMRPLLLLCGQDAAISAAAQSYILFSLPDLFLLSFLHPLRIYLRSQSITLPLTYAAALAALLHLPINYLLVSVLRLGIPGVALASVWSNLNLLLLLVAYVYLSGTHKSTGGIIPSAESFRGWSSLLNLALPSCVSVCLEWWWYEIMILLCGLLLNPKSTVASMGILIQTTSLIYIFPSSLCFGVSTRVGNELGANRPHRARRAAYVGLSSSFLLGLIALSFAVSVRHAWARMFTDDPAIAVLTASVLPILGMCELGNCPQTTGCGVLRGSARPQAGANINLGSFYAVGMPVAVGLAFWGRLDFKGLWLGLLAAQATCVVLMLSVIHRTDWDLQADRAQKLTGAARDAGIRNGHLNEPDHEEKLHQPKPSTVDDVAEKANLVITITVHQSSTIT from the coding sequence ATGTGTAAAGCTAGGACCCCGGACTCTCCCTCGCCGTGCCAATGCGACCACCATGAAGAACCCCACGGCCTGCTCACAGTCCCCTTGGTCCAGATTAAGCAGCAGACGACCACGAGCCCATCAGAGGATGCTCCGATACTCAAGCCGAAGCCGCCTACCGAGCTAGCTCATGCCTTTGTGGAAGCCAAGTCTATATTAAGCCTGGCGGTCCCCATGGCTCTGACCGGCCTCCTCATCTACTCCCGCTCTATGATTTCCATGCTTTTCCTCGGTCGCCTCGGTGGCCTCCCCCTCGCCGGAGGCGCCCTCGCCATCGGCTTTGCCAACATAACTGGCTACTCTGTCCTCTCCGGTTTGGCAATGGGCATGGAGCCAATTTGCGGCCAGGCGTTCGGTGCCAAGAAGCTCTCCCTCCTCGGTCTCGCCCTACAGCGGAgcattctcctcctcctctcggttTCCATCCCCATTGCTTTCCTCTGGACCAACATGCGGCCGCTCCTCCTCCTCTGCGGCCAGGATGCGGCCATCTCCGCCGCCGCCCAGTCCTACATTCTCTTCTCCCTCCCTGACCTCTTCCTTCTGTCTTTCCTCCACCCACTCCGCATCTACCTCCGCTCCCAGTCCATCACCCTCCCCCTCACTTATGCCGCTGCCCTCGCCGCCCTGCTCCATCTCCCCATCAACTACCTGCTGGTCTCCGTCCTTCGCCTCGGCATCCCCGGCGTCGCCCTTGCCTCCGTCTGGTCCAACCTCAACCTGCTCCTCCTCCTCGTCGCCTATGTCTACCTCTCGGGGACCCACAAAAGCACCGGCGGCATAATTCCCTCCGCGGAGAGCTTCCGCGGTTGGTCCTCTCTTCTAAACCTCGCCCTTCCCAGCTGCGTCTCCGTCTGCCTGGAATGGTGGTGGTATGAGATTATGATCCTCCTCTGCGGCCTCCTCCTCAACCCCAAATCCACCGTCGCCTCCATGGGCATTTTAATACAGACCACTTCCCTCATCTACATTTTCCCTTCCTCCCTTTGTTTTGGCGTCTCTACTCGCGTCGGCAACGAGCTCGGTGCCAACCGCCCTCACCGCGCGCGGCGCGCCGCCTATGTCGGCCTCTCCTCCAGCTTCCTCCTCGGCCTTATTGCCCTCAGCTTCGCCGTCTCCGTCCGTCATGCATGGGCCCGGATGTTCACCGACGACCCAGCCATCGCAGTGCTCACCGCATCGGTGCTGCCGATACTGGGTATGTGCGAGCTGGGCAACTGCCCGCAGACCACCGGCTGCGGTGTCCTGCGAGGAAGTGCACGCCCGCAGGCCGGGGCCAACATAAACCTCGGCTCCTTCTACGCGGTCGGGATGCCGGTGGCCGTCGGCCTCGCCTTCTGGGGACGGCTCGACTTCAAAGGCCTCTGGCTCGGCCTCCTCGCTGCACAGGCCACATGTGTCGTGCTCATGCTCTCTGTCATCCACCGCACCGACTGGGACCTGCAGGCCGACCGTGCGCAGAAGCTGACCGGTGCAGCACGCGACGCCGGAATTCGCAACGGCCATTTAAACGAACCTGATCATGAAGAAAAACTGCACCAGCCGAAACCTAGCACGGTGGATGATGTAGCTGAGAAAGCCAATTTGGTGATTACAATCACGGTTCATCAATCTTCCACAATAACTTGA